The Planctomycetota bacterium genome window below encodes:
- a CDS encoding HEAT repeat domain-containing protein yields the protein MRIKYIVLSLLICVIFPLAIVTQEDFFGDAFYVNNGSMVTSPEFYNIKQLWVEIGKLNPDIVTKNKLKEYQRQLEGYIEDLEKQCLCGRWTKQFLLYEMDYLCSELIRKKDNIETKTLPEEERAITFWKELEFCNEGGVTLLTLKEYDTWLGTLLANRFRRTFKNMAGMSFKKRLEALKITADQYKDKIIKAFDKVAEYQNLSAATFHNVIIGKSKDELKNIMFRSGNEWVEHNSRKGREFFETDLIEIKSIDDIKVVLTDRRHVILEGGSFVTGWEILPNIPETLGQEIDKLIELLNNDDWETRENATKELIGIGDSVVNPLKESLNSREPEVRMRASMIIKKIEQAKDPLLQIRTVIESYMSQHQAIPLKELLQIGDINQIAKVLGPMLSESQNEMISEEEAMSVELLYKLYEEVMGEVEQNR from the coding sequence ATGCGTATCAAATATATTGTTTTATCGTTACTTATTTGCGTTATTTTCCCGCTTGCTATAGTAACACAGGAAGATTTTTTTGGTGATGCTTTTTACGTCAATAACGGTAGCATGGTGACCAGCCCGGAGTTTTATAACATTAAACAGTTATGGGTTGAAATCGGCAAATTGAACCCGGATATAGTAACTAAGAATAAGTTGAAAGAGTATCAGCGTCAATTGGAAGGTTATATTGAAGACCTGGAAAAACAGTGCCTTTGCGGCAGGTGGACGAAACAGTTTTTATTGTACGAAATGGATTATCTATGTTCTGAATTGATCAGAAAAAAAGATAATATTGAGACAAAAACCTTACCCGAGGAAGAACGTGCTATAACGTTTTGGAAAGAATTGGAATTTTGTAATGAAGGTGGGGTTACCTTGCTGACGTTGAAGGAATATGATACTTGGCTAGGGACTTTGCTGGCAAATCGTTTTCGCCGGACGTTTAAGAATATGGCCGGCATGTCATTTAAGAAACGCCTTGAGGCGCTTAAAATAACGGCCGATCAATATAAGGATAAAATCATTAAAGCCTTTGATAAAGTTGCCGAATATCAAAATTTATCCGCAGCAACATTCCATAACGTTATTATAGGAAAGAGCAAGGATGAATTGAAAAATATAATGTTCCGCTCCGGGAATGAGTGGGTTGAACACAACTCCCGTAAAGGCAGAGAATTTTTTGAGACAGACCTGATTGAAATTAAATCCATAGACGATATTAAAGTAGTGTTAACTGACCGCAGACATGTTATTTTGGAAGGAGGCTCTTTTGTTACCGGATGGGAGATTTTACCGAATATTCCGGAAACCCTTGGACAAGAAATTGACAAGCTGATTGAGTTGTTAAATAACGATGATTGGGAAACCAGGGAAAATGCCACGAAAGAACTCATCGGGATAGGAGATTCCGTTGTCAATCCATTGAAGGAATCATTAAACAGCCGAGAACCGGAAGTCCGGATGCGTGCCAGTATGATTATTAAGAAAATAGAACAGGCGAAAGATCCGCTTCTTCAGATACGTACTGTTATTGAATCATACATGAGCCAACATCAGGCAATTCCGCTAAAGGAATTACTTCAAATAGGTGATATTAACCAGATTGCGAAGGTATTAGGGCCGATGCTTAGCGAAAGCCAAAATGAAATGATATCTGAAGAAGAAGCAATGTCTGTAGAGTTATTATATAAGTTATACGAAGAGGTAATGGGTGAGGTTGAGCAGAACCGCTAA
- the uvrA gene encoding excinuclease ABC subunit UvrA: MRNNLISVRGAKEHNLKNINMDIPRDKLVVVTGVSGSGKSSLVFDTIYAEGQRRYIESLSAYARQFLEQMTKPDVEHIEGLPPTISIEQRSWVGTPRSIVATTTEIYDYLRVLFARIGQAHCYKCQREITIQSSQQIVDQIMKLPSGARVILLSPVVRGRKGIHRDVFDRIKREGFVRVRVDGKLLEMATVKKLNLPKNKKHNIEILVDRIVLDENIRNRLSDSVETALRLGEGLIIVSRENNGHWEDTVYSEHYACPECGVNIAELSPRMFSFNSPYGACLVCNGLGTKIELDVELIVPQPGLSLKEGAVEPFRRLGHRMAIYYYSVLRDFARSFEVSYEMPFYKIPESKRKILLYGSKPEDEERYGASFEGIVPMLERRFHNTTSDYVKRRIMDYMSELPCPSCNGARLRPEPLAVRIGGKNIHEIIKMTIESAYDFFCKLSLNGEEALIAKGLMKEIKGRLNFLIDVGLSYLTLDRKSSTLAGGESQRIRLASQVGSGLVGVCYVLDEPTIGLHQSDNERLLGTLKRLRDLGNTVIVVEHDEDTIRTADYLFDIGPGAGKHGGEIISQGTFEEVIKQNKTLTSQYLTGTLKIQFPKERRPIKEDNMLQIIGARENNLKNINVNIPLGCFCCVTGVSGSGKSTLIEEVLYKGLRRKLYKTREKAGVHSEIIGTENINHVIVIDQSPIGRTPRSNPATYTGVFDEIRKLFAQTKEAKMRGYQSGRFSFNLKGGRCASCEGQGTKVIEMHFLPDVHIVCAECKGNRYNRETLEIKYKGKNIAEVLDMEITSALDFFQNIPSIYQILKTLDDVGLGYMTLGQSSITLSGGEAQRIKLASELTSVSNSQTLYLLDEPTTGLHFSDISKLLKVLNELVNRGNTVLVIEHNPHVIKMADYLIDLGPGGGDHGGKVVATGTPEEVAANPHSITGKVIKKYLGSN; the protein is encoded by the coding sequence ATGAGAAATAATTTGATATCCGTACGCGGAGCGAAAGAACATAACCTAAAAAACATCAATATGGATATCCCGCGTGATAAGCTGGTTGTGGTAACCGGTGTGTCCGGTTCCGGAAAATCTTCTTTGGTTTTTGATACTATCTATGCGGAGGGGCAGCGCCGGTATATTGAAAGCCTTTCTGCTTATGCACGCCAATTTCTTGAGCAGATGACCAAACCGGATGTGGAGCATATCGAAGGGTTGCCCCCGACTATTTCTATTGAACAGCGTTCATGGGTGGGAACGCCGCGTTCTATCGTCGCGACAACCACAGAAATATATGATTATTTAAGAGTTCTTTTCGCCCGTATCGGCCAGGCTCATTGCTACAAATGCCAAAGGGAAATAACCATACAATCATCCCAACAAATAGTTGATCAGATTATGAAACTCCCGTCAGGAGCAAGGGTTATCCTTTTGTCGCCTGTGGTTAGGGGCAGGAAAGGAATCCACCGCGATGTTTTTGACCGCATAAAAAGAGAAGGGTTCGTCCGTGTCCGGGTGGATGGCAAGTTGCTGGAAATGGCAACAGTAAAGAAGCTTAATCTTCCCAAGAATAAAAAACATAATATAGAAATATTGGTTGACAGGATTGTTCTTGACGAAAATATCCGTAACCGCTTAAGCGATTCGGTTGAAACCGCCTTGCGGTTAGGAGAGGGGTTGATAATTGTAAGTCGTGAAAATAACGGGCATTGGGAAGATACTGTTTACAGCGAACATTATGCTTGCCCTGAATGCGGTGTTAATATTGCCGAACTTTCTCCCAGAATGTTTTCGTTTAATTCACCGTACGGCGCCTGTTTGGTTTGTAATGGGTTAGGGACAAAAATAGAATTAGATGTTGAATTGATCGTTCCGCAGCCTGGTCTTTCTCTGAAAGAAGGAGCGGTTGAACCTTTTCGCAGGTTAGGACACCGCATGGCAATATATTACTATTCGGTGCTCCGGGACTTTGCCCGTTCCTTTGAAGTGAGTTACGAAATGCCTTTTTATAAAATACCGGAATCAAAGCGCAAGATTCTTCTTTACGGTTCTAAGCCGGAAGATGAGGAACGCTACGGCGCCTCGTTTGAAGGTATCGTGCCCATGTTGGAACGGCGTTTTCATAATACAACCAGCGATTATGTGAAAAGGCGTATTATGGATTACATGAGTGAGTTGCCATGCCCGTCATGTAACGGGGCAAGGCTTAGACCTGAGCCTTTGGCTGTCAGGATAGGAGGTAAGAACATCCACGAAATAATTAAAATGACTATTGAGTCTGCTTACGATTTCTTCTGTAAATTAAGCCTTAATGGCGAAGAAGCATTAATTGCAAAAGGATTAATGAAAGAAATAAAAGGCCGTTTAAACTTCCTGATAGATGTCGGCTTGTCTTATCTTACTCTAGACCGCAAAAGCAGCACGTTAGCCGGAGGAGAATCGCAGCGTATCCGCTTGGCTTCTCAGGTTGGTTCCGGATTAGTCGGCGTATGTTACGTTCTTGATGAGCCGACTATCGGTTTGCACCAGAGCGATAATGAGCGTTTGCTGGGCACTCTTAAAAGGTTGCGTGATTTAGGCAATACGGTCATAGTGGTGGAACATGATGAAGATACTATCAGAACCGCTGATTATCTTTTTGATATAGGCCCTGGGGCAGGTAAGCACGGTGGTGAAATTATTTCCCAGGGTACGTTTGAAGAAGTAATTAAGCAGAACAAAACTCTTACAAGCCAGTATTTGACGGGCACTCTTAAAATTCAATTCCCTAAAGAGCGCCGCCCGATAAAAGAAGATAATATGTTGCAGATAATCGGAGCGCGGGAAAATAATCTTAAGAATATAAATGTGAATATTCCGTTGGGATGCTTTTGCTGCGTTACCGGAGTTTCCGGTTCAGGGAAAAGCACTTTGATTGAGGAGGTGTTGTATAAAGGATTACGCCGTAAGCTTTATAAAACCCGCGAAAAGGCAGGAGTTCATAGTGAGATTATCGGCACGGAAAACATCAACCACGTTATCGTTATAGATCAGTCCCCGATTGGCCGGACCCCTCGTTCGAATCCAGCGACTTATACCGGAGTATTTGATGAGATAAGGAAATTATTTGCCCAGACCAAAGAAGCTAAAATGCGCGGATATCAGTCAGGAAGGTTCAGCTTTAATCTTAAAGGCGGTCGTTGTGCTTCCTGTGAAGGGCAGGGGACTAAAGTGATTGAAATGCACTTCCTGCCTGATGTTCATATTGTCTGCGCCGAATGCAAAGGCAATCGTTATAATAGGGAAACACTTGAAATAAAATATAAAGGGAAAAATATTGCAGAGGTGTTGGATATGGAAATAACCAGTGCCCTTGATTTCTTCCAGAATATTCCTTCAATATACCAGATTCTTAAAACGCTTGATGATGTCGGATTGGGATATATGACCCTGGGACAATCATCCATTACGTTATCCGGTGGTGAAGCGCAGCGGATAAAACTGGCTTCCGAATTGACCAGTGTATCAAACAGCCAGACACTTTACCTTTTAGATGAACCTACTACCGGCTTGCACTTTTCGGATATATCCAAGCTGCTTAAAGTCCTTAACGAATTGGTTAACCGTGGTAATACTGTTTTAGTGATTGAACACAATCCCCATGTTATAAAGATGGCCGATTATTTGATAGATCTCGGCCCGGGCGGGGGAGACCATGGTGGGAAAGTGGTGGCAACAGGAACTCCCGAAGAAGTGGCCGCTAATCCCCATTCGATTACGGGTAAAGTAATTAAAAAGTATTTAGGGTCCAATTAA